The following are from one region of the Bradyrhizobium septentrionale genome:
- a CDS encoding zinc-binding dehydrogenase, translating into MLVLGAGGGVGIAAVQVARNLGAHVVAAASSEEKVNFARRHGAGGGVIYPCVAPEDRREVATVLKNSVGTRGADVVIDPVGGWLSETAIRCLAEGGRYLVLGFTGGIPSLPLNLPLLKNCDVLGINWRTFLLQQGPRNDANRRELHRWYREGILSPGITAEFSLHDGGKAIRILADRNAVGKVVVRI; encoded by the coding sequence GTGCTCGTGTTGGGAGCGGGCGGTGGGGTAGGCATCGCGGCGGTGCAGGTGGCGCGCAATCTCGGAGCCCATGTCGTCGCCGCGGCCTCGTCGGAGGAGAAGGTCAACTTCGCCCGCCGGCACGGCGCCGGCGGTGGCGTCATTTACCCGTGCGTGGCCCCTGAAGACCGCCGAGAAGTAGCTACTGTCTTGAAGAACTCGGTTGGCACGCGCGGCGCCGACGTGGTGATCGATCCTGTGGGCGGTTGGTTGAGTGAAACCGCCATCCGTTGCTTGGCGGAAGGGGGCAGATACCTTGTGCTCGGCTTTACAGGGGGTATTCCTTCACTGCCCCTCAATCTTCCTCTCCTGAAAAACTGCGACGTGCTCGGGATCAATTGGCGGACTTTCTTATTGCAGCAAGGTCCGCGAAATGACGCTAACCGCCGGGAACTTCACCGCTGGTACCGGGAAGGCATCCTGTCCCCCGGCATCACCGCTGAATTCTCCTTGCACGACGGCGGCAAAGCTATCCGGATACTTGCCGACCGAAACGCCGTCGGAAAAGTCGTCGTGAGAATCTGA
- the tnpC gene encoding IS66 family transposase encodes MIIAQREQLTLAKSEVTVGRLEIERLKLMLAKARREQFGQSSERGKLLVEQLELAIEDLEETQAEQETKAELAAPEAAKQQRVQNPRPPRRPLPDNLPIERIVEPAPCVCGKCGSERLHKLGEVVSKTLECEPRRWKIIEHVREKFSCRDCEAITEAPAPSHPIPRGFAGPSLLAMVLVNKFLLHQPLNRQSKTYAREGIEIDVSTLADRIGACVVALDPIIEAIRIHVMSAERIHGDDTTVPVLAKLKTVTGRIWTYVRDDRPFGGTDPPAALFYYSRNRAGEHPQSHLAGYVGLMQADAFDGYNQLYKAQRKPAPILEAACWSHGRRKFFDLAKSGEAPIASEAVRRIDILFEIERTINGKTPEQRLAVRRDKSRPIVADLEIWMRQQRTLLSSGNDTAKAINYLLNRWAAFTRFLDDGRVCLSNNAAERALRGVAVGRRNWTFAGSDAGGHRAAAVYTLIETCKMNDVDPQAWLADVLARLPDHPVNKVADLLPWNWKATQQSTAAAA; translated from the coding sequence ATGATCATTGCGCAGCGCGAGCAGCTGACGCTGGCGAAGAGCGAGGTGACCGTCGGCCGGCTGGAGATCGAGCGGCTGAAGCTGATGCTGGCCAAGGCACGGCGAGAACAGTTCGGGCAATCTTCTGAGCGCGGCAAGCTGCTGGTCGAGCAGCTCGAACTCGCCATCGAGGATCTTGAAGAGACCCAGGCTGAGCAGGAAACCAAGGCCGAGCTCGCAGCGCCGGAAGCCGCCAAACAGCAGCGCGTGCAAAATCCACGGCCGCCGCGACGTCCGTTGCCGGACAATCTACCGATCGAACGCATCGTCGAACCCGCTCCTTGCGTATGTGGCAAGTGCGGCAGCGAGCGACTGCACAAGCTCGGCGAGGTGGTATCGAAGACCCTGGAATGTGAGCCACGGCGCTGGAAGATTATCGAGCATGTCCGCGAAAAGTTCTCCTGCCGGGATTGTGAGGCAATCACCGAGGCGCCGGCGCCCTCCCATCCGATCCCGCGAGGCTTTGCCGGGCCGAGCCTGCTGGCGATGGTGCTGGTCAACAAGTTCCTGCTGCACCAGCCGTTGAACCGACAGAGCAAGACCTATGCCCGCGAAGGGATCGAGATCGACGTCTCGACCCTGGCGGATCGGATCGGCGCCTGCGTGGTGGCACTCGATCCCATCATTGAGGCGATCCGGATCCACGTCATGAGCGCGGAACGCATCCACGGCGACGATACGACGGTGCCGGTGCTGGCCAAGCTCAAGACGGTTACCGGCCGGATCTGGACCTATGTTCGCGATGACCGGCCGTTTGGCGGCACGGATCCGCCGGCGGCCCTGTTCTACTACTCACGCAACCGGGCTGGAGAACACCCGCAAAGCCATCTTGCCGGCTATGTCGGCCTCATGCAGGCCGATGCCTTCGATGGGTATAACCAGCTCTACAAGGCCCAAAGGAAGCCAGCTCCGATCCTTGAAGCGGCCTGTTGGAGCCACGGCCGCAGAAAGTTCTTCGACTTGGCGAAATCTGGAGAGGCGCCGATTGCCAGCGAGGCCGTGCGACGCATCGATATCCTTTTCGAGATCGAGCGCACCATCAACGGCAAAACGCCGGAACAGCGGCTTGCGGTACGTCGTGATAAGTCGAGGCCGATCGTCGCCGATCTCGAAATCTGGATGCGTCAGCAGCGAACCTTGCTCTCATCAGGCAACGATACTGCAAAGGCGATCAACTACCTGCTCAACCGTTGGGCGGCGTTCACCCGCTTCCTGGACGATGGTCGCGTCTGCCTCTCGAACAACGCTGCCGAACGAGCGTTACGCGGTGTGGCTGTCGGAAGACGAAATTGGACCTTCGCCGGTTCAGATGCCGGCGGCCATCGCGCCGCCGCCGTCTATACCCTGATCGAAACCTGCAAGATGAACGACGTTGATCCGCAAGCCTGGCTCGCGGATGTGTTGGCCAGGCTTCCAGATCACCCCGTCAACAAAGTCGCCGACCTGCTCCCGTGGAATTGGAAGGCGACCCAACAGTCCACAGCGGCTGCCGCCTGA
- the tnpB gene encoding IS66 family insertion sequence element accessory protein TnpB (TnpB, as the term is used for proteins encoded by IS66 family insertion elements, is considered an accessory protein, since TnpC, encoded by a neighboring gene, is a DDE family transposase.), which translates to MIAIPGNVRVWLATGHTDMRRGFPGLARLVQESLKRDPHAGDLYVFRGRRGDLIKIIWHDGQGACLFTKRLERGRFLWPSMADGVVTISVAQLSYLLSGIDWRMPQATWRPRASG; encoded by the coding sequence ATGATTGCGATACCGGGTAATGTGCGGGTGTGGCTTGCGACCGGCCACACCGATATGCGCCGCGGCTTCCCGGGCCTCGCGCGTCTGGTCCAGGAGAGTTTGAAGCGTGATCCGCATGCCGGTGATCTCTATGTTTTTAGAGGCCGCCGCGGCGACCTGATCAAGATCATCTGGCATGATGGCCAAGGCGCGTGTCTGTTCACGAAGCGGCTGGAGCGAGGCCGCTTTTTGTGGCCATCAATGGCGGATGGCGTTGTGACGATCAGCGTTGCGCAGCTATCCTATCTCCTCTCCGGAATTGATTGGCGGATGCCGCAGGCAACCTGGCGTCCACGGGCTTCCGGTTAA
- the tnpA gene encoding IS66-like element accessory protein TnpA — MRVEVLGGLERRRRWSQDDKARIVEETLAPGAKVTAVARRNGVAASLVFTWRRQARTSEQVAPSFAPVQIAATEAEETPKLLPAGDSRGRSVVAARTGLIEIDLGNRRRIRVDSHVDPEALARVLEVLERR; from the coding sequence ATGCGGGTCGAGGTTTTGGGCGGGCTGGAGCGTCGGCGGCGTTGGTCGCAGGATGACAAGGCACGGATTGTCGAGGAGACGTTGGCGCCGGGCGCAAAGGTGACAGCGGTTGCACGTCGCAACGGAGTAGCGGCCAGCCTGGTGTTCACCTGGCGTCGTCAAGCGCGGACATCCGAGCAGGTCGCACCGTCTTTTGCGCCGGTGCAGATCGCCGCCACGGAGGCGGAGGAAACTCCGAAGCTCTTACCTGCGGGTGATAGCCGAGGGCGGTCTGTAGTGGCCGCGCGTACTGGATTGATCGAGATCGACCTCGGTAACCGGCGACGGATCCGAGTGGATTCGCACGTCGATCCAGAAGCGCTGGCGCGGGTCCTCGAGGTACTTGAGCGCCGATGA
- a CDS encoding alcohol dehydrogenase catalytic domain-containing protein, with translation MRALMSCEPGGPETLRLLDVSVPIPDAGQVLLEVKACGVNYPDFLTIQDRYQVKTPRPFSPGAEVAGIVSAVGPEVSELRVGQRIAARIGTGGMAEFVVVDAARCSEIPDGMSFADAAVMQFTFETAYYALHTYASGGRRLV, from the coding sequence ATGCGGGCGTTGATGAGTTGCGAGCCGGGCGGGCCCGAGACGCTGCGGCTGCTGGATGTGTCGGTGCCGATCCCCGACGCGGGACAGGTCCTGCTGGAAGTCAAGGCTTGCGGCGTCAACTATCCGGACTTCCTCACCATCCAGGATCGATACCAGGTCAAGACTCCGCGTCCGTTCTCTCCGGGCGCTGAGGTGGCCGGAATAGTCTCTGCCGTCGGCCCCGAGGTCTCCGAGCTTCGCGTTGGGCAGCGGATCGCCGCCCGTATCGGAACCGGAGGCATGGCTGAGTTCGTGGTCGTGGATGCAGCACGTTGCAGTGAAATTCCGGACGGTATGTCCTTTGCCGATGCCGCGGTCATGCAATTCACGTTCGAGACGGCATATTATGCACTCCATACGTACGCATCCGGCGGGCGCCGTCTTGTCTGA
- a CDS encoding AraC family transcriptional regulator: protein MPPRSAIDTGYVGLVLSGVREAGLDVDRLLARAGIPPEQLAVPGARLPQDKFAKLIAVLTRETRDELWLLCNRPIKPGTFRMMCRLLIRCANLREAIRIGCQFYHLVVDDFTVRLAEGPDDASLYVTDTISQPNRRRMVNGAILLFAYGLMCWLVGRRLPLITIHYVFPEEPFSSELEPFYRAPMLFEQPRTEIRFDCELLDLPIMPDEERLRRFLASMPNALLLRYRDDSSMAERVRAILRRNLKRALSFEAVADMLAVSQQTLRRRLLEEENCGFQDIKDRMRHDVAVHLLQKSRLSLEEVALSLGFSELSTFHRAFRRWTGLSPGEFRERHRSRAK, encoded by the coding sequence GTGCCGCCACGTTCGGCCATCGATACCGGTTACGTCGGACTGGTCCTGAGCGGTGTGCGGGAGGCGGGGCTGGACGTCGACCGACTCCTCGCCCGAGCCGGCATTCCGCCCGAACAGCTCGCTGTACCGGGTGCCAGATTGCCGCAGGACAAATTTGCCAAGCTCATCGCCGTCCTTACCCGGGAAACTCGCGACGAGCTTTGGCTGCTGTGCAACCGTCCTATCAAACCTGGCACTTTCCGCATGATGTGCCGGCTGCTGATACGTTGCGCGAACTTGCGCGAAGCCATCCGCATCGGCTGCCAGTTCTACCATCTGGTCGTGGATGATTTCACGGTGCGTCTTGCGGAAGGTCCTGATGACGCTTCGCTCTACGTCACCGATACCATTTCCCAGCCGAACCGCAGGCGTATGGTGAATGGCGCGATTCTGCTGTTCGCTTACGGACTGATGTGCTGGCTCGTAGGGCGCCGGCTCCCCCTGATCACTATTCACTACGTCTTCCCGGAGGAGCCGTTCAGTTCGGAGCTCGAGCCGTTCTACCGTGCTCCGATGTTGTTCGAGCAGCCGCGCACGGAAATCCGCTTCGACTGCGAGTTACTGGATCTGCCGATCATGCCCGACGAGGAGCGGCTGCGGCGCTTTCTAGCATCGATGCCGAATGCGCTCCTGCTACGCTATCGCGACGACAGCAGCATGGCAGAGCGGGTGCGCGCCATTCTTCGCCGCAATTTGAAGCGAGCTTTGTCGTTTGAGGCCGTCGCAGACATGCTGGCCGTTTCCCAGCAGACGCTGCGCCGGCGCCTGCTCGAGGAGGAGAATTGCGGCTTCCAAGACATCAAGGACCGGATGCGGCACGACGTCGCCGTTCACCTGCTACAGAAATCTCGGTTGTCTCTCGAAGAGGTCGCGCTCTCCTTGGGTTTTTCTGAACTGAGCACGTTCCACCGGGCGTTCAGACGGTGGACCGGCTTGTCCCCCGGCGAGTTCCGTGAACGCCACAGATCGAGGGCAAAGTAA
- a CDS encoding acyl-CoA synthetase translates to MPILRQWAERHPDKIAALIAFSDEAVTYGELDRSADKVTQLMMWMGLSPGDGIAIMLDNDLTYFEIIWGARRHGLYYTPVSGHLRPEEAAYIVRDCGAKAFFVASRFAETVQILLAENPQGCPVYVVGGSLEMGRDYAKEIARFDRLIEIPDGPVGKDFCYSSGTTGKPKGIKQPLSTNAIQAQLNGDWVQGHFGFAEDTAYLSPAPLYHAAPLRFTMRTLECGGTAIIMRKFAAEQALAAVERYRITHSQWVPTMFFRLLALPSKVRRRYDLSSHRCAIHAAAPCPPEIKERMIEWWGPIIWEYYAGSERNGVTCISTEEWLTHRGSVGRACLGELHILDQNQEELGPGQIGDVYFDGPKFVYHNDAEKTARSRNAKGWSTLGDVGYLDGDGYLYLTDRRSHMIISGGVNIYPAEIENRLALHPDIADVAVFGLPNPEFGEEVKAVVQLKDVSKASPSLAADLIAFCREGLSHIKCPRSIDFEAELPRQENGKLFKHVLKQRYLRSA, encoded by the coding sequence ATGCCAATCCTGCGTCAATGGGCGGAACGTCATCCCGACAAAATTGCAGCTCTGATCGCGTTTTCGGATGAAGCTGTGACATATGGCGAGCTGGATCGCAGCGCCGACAAGGTAACGCAGCTTATGATGTGGATGGGCCTGTCGCCGGGCGACGGCATCGCCATCATGCTCGACAACGACCTCACCTATTTCGAGATAATCTGGGGCGCACGTCGCCACGGCCTCTACTATACCCCGGTAAGCGGACACCTCAGGCCTGAAGAGGCGGCATACATCGTTCGTGATTGCGGTGCCAAGGCATTCTTCGTCGCTTCGCGTTTCGCGGAGACCGTTCAGATCCTGCTGGCCGAAAATCCGCAAGGTTGCCCGGTTTATGTCGTGGGTGGCTCCCTGGAAATGGGTCGCGACTACGCCAAAGAGATTGCGCGTTTCGATCGCCTGATCGAGATACCGGACGGGCCGGTCGGAAAGGATTTCTGCTATTCGTCCGGCACGACCGGTAAGCCCAAGGGCATCAAGCAGCCTCTCTCCACCAATGCGATCCAGGCTCAGCTGAACGGAGATTGGGTGCAAGGGCATTTCGGGTTCGCTGAGGATACTGCGTATCTTTCCCCCGCCCCCCTGTACCACGCCGCGCCGCTTCGTTTCACCATGCGTACGCTGGAATGCGGGGGCACTGCGATCATCATGAGGAAGTTCGCGGCCGAACAGGCGCTCGCCGCTGTAGAGCGCTACCGGATAACCCACAGCCAGTGGGTGCCGACGATGTTCTTTCGTCTGCTCGCCCTGCCATCCAAAGTACGTCGCCGGTACGATCTTTCGTCCCATCGATGCGCTATCCACGCGGCCGCGCCCTGCCCTCCCGAGATCAAGGAGCGAATGATCGAGTGGTGGGGTCCAATCATCTGGGAATACTACGCCGGCTCCGAACGTAACGGTGTGACCTGCATCTCGACGGAAGAGTGGCTAACTCATCGAGGGTCGGTCGGACGAGCTTGTCTTGGCGAACTCCACATCCTCGATCAAAATCAAGAGGAACTCGGTCCCGGCCAGATTGGCGATGTCTACTTCGATGGCCCCAAATTCGTCTATCACAACGATGCCGAGAAGACCGCGCGGTCACGAAACGCGAAAGGTTGGTCGACCTTGGGCGACGTCGGCTACCTTGACGGGGACGGCTATCTCTATCTGACCGACCGTCGCTCCCACATGATCATCTCAGGGGGCGTCAACATCTATCCCGCCGAGATCGAGAACCGCCTGGCGCTGCATCCGGACATCGCCGACGTCGCCGTGTTTGGACTTCCAAACCCCGAATTTGGCGAAGAGGTCAAAGCCGTGGTGCAATTGAAGGACGTTTCGAAGGCGTCGCCCTCGCTCGCCGCCGATTTGATCGCCTTCTGCCGCGAGGGTCTTTCACACATCAAGTGTCCGCGATCGATCGACTTCGAGGCGGAGCTGCCGCGGCAAGAGAACGGCAAGCTGTTCAAGCACGTCCTTAAGCAGCGCTATTTGCGGTCCGCCTGA
- a CDS encoding ABC transporter substrate-binding protein produces the protein MTDTEVKIGQTMPYSGPASSFAAIGRAMTAYFQKVNAEGGVNGRKINLISLDDGYSPPKAVEQTRRLIESEEVLAIVGTFGSPSNFATQKYLNAKKVPALFLGTGANRVSEPATYPWSMGWQPNNHAKGVIYAKHLLKERPNAKIAVLFQNDDFGRDHLKGLRDGLGDKAARMIVKELSYEVAEPTIDSQVLVLKASGADVLVDISTPKFAAQAIKKTAETKWDALHLLSDAAGSISSTLVPAGLENSKGVITMLFRKEPTDQTWADDPGMREYLAFMKQYMPEANPTETLHLFGYATAQTFVHVLRDCGDNLTRENLMRQATSIKDLELSIMLPGIKLNTSPTRYTPLSQEQLVQFDGTTWKSIGEVIDAEK, from the coding sequence GTGACCGACACCGAAGTGAAGATCGGGCAAACCATGCCCTATAGCGGTCCTGCTTCGAGCTTCGCCGCGATCGGACGCGCCATGACAGCCTATTTCCAGAAGGTGAACGCTGAAGGTGGAGTCAATGGCCGGAAGATCAACCTGATCTCGCTCGACGACGGCTACAGCCCGCCCAAGGCGGTCGAGCAGACGCGCCGTCTTATCGAAAGTGAAGAGGTGCTGGCGATCGTGGGCACTTTCGGGTCACCATCAAATTTTGCGACGCAGAAGTATCTGAACGCAAAGAAGGTACCGGCACTGTTCCTGGGCACGGGCGCCAATCGGGTGTCGGAGCCTGCCACTTATCCGTGGTCGATGGGCTGGCAGCCGAACAACCACGCCAAGGGTGTGATCTACGCCAAGCATCTACTGAAGGAGCGGCCCAACGCGAAGATAGCGGTGCTTTTCCAGAATGACGATTTCGGACGCGACCATCTCAAGGGGCTCCGTGACGGCCTGGGCGACAAGGCTGCTAGGATGATCGTCAAGGAGCTGAGCTATGAGGTTGCCGAGCCCACCATAGATTCGCAGGTTTTGGTTTTAAAAGCGTCGGGAGCCGACGTGCTGGTTGACATTTCAACGCCGAAGTTTGCGGCGCAGGCCATCAAGAAGACGGCCGAAACGAAGTGGGATGCCTTGCATCTGCTCAGCGATGCGGCCGGCTCGATCTCGAGCACGCTTGTTCCAGCCGGACTCGAGAACTCCAAAGGTGTCATCACGATGCTGTTCCGTAAGGAGCCCACTGACCAGACATGGGCCGACGATCCCGGGATGAGGGAGTATCTTGCCTTCATGAAGCAATACATGCCCGAAGCCAATCCGACGGAGACCCTTCATCTCTTCGGTTACGCCACCGCGCAGACATTCGTTCATGTCTTGAGAGATTGCGGTGACAACCTGACCCGCGAAAACCTGATGAGGCAGGCGACGAGCATCAAGGATCTCGAGCTCTCGATCATGCTTCCTGGCATCAAGCTCAATACCAGCCCGACGCGGTACACGCCGCTGAGCCAGGAGCAGCTGGTGCAGTTCGATGGCACGACCTGGAAATCGATTGGCGAAGTGATCGACGCCGAGAAATGA